The genomic interval CCCGGAGAGGTGCTGAGGGCTAACTGCACTTTTCCTGGGGCGAGGCCACCCTCTGAGCTTCACTGGTACATCAATGGAAAAAAGGTGAGAGCACTACTCCATCCCCATCATAAAactaaacagtgtgtgtgtgtgtgtgtgtgtgtgtgtgtgtgtgtgtgtgtgtgtgtgtgtgtgtgtgtgtgtgtgtgtgtgcaaaacgcacgcacgaacgcacccacgcacacaccagATTGTCATCAATTTGGCGCTGTACTACATGCTGCATTTGTACGGCAGCCTATCACTGCATAACTGGATACTTGATAAGTTCCGTCACCGCcctgctccctctcctctgcctccctcccaagTGCTTCATCAGTACATAATCCCACGTAGGTCTCACGAGTCACAGGAATCTTCTATGTAGGTTTACGGCATCTTATGTTGGGCTTCCTATTGAGGACATTCCATTGCAGCCCTTCACTTGAGGAAGACCAAATCGACCCCTGTATGTCTAGACCTCCCCAACAGCTTGTGTTCCCCCTCCGTCCCTGCCATTCCTCACACGCCTTCCTGCTCTCTAACTGCCTCTCTCACCACTCACAGATCTCCCCCCAAAGCTCCCTGCTCGTCCATCCTGAGAGCAAGAAAGGGGCAAACGATTTCGTCTCTCGTACCTCCCAACTGACACTGACGCTGCGGTCGACGCACTTCACCCCCGGAGGCCAGGCCACCCTGACCTGCGAGGCCACGGTGCCGGGAGTGTACCGCAGGTGTGTACCTCACCCGCATAAATTACTTAtaccttaaataaaaaaaaaaatcgttcacaTATGTTACAGCTGCAGGCAGTGTTGTATTCACCAAcagtatatataatattttaccTCCCATATTTAAAACGAACGGCTCAGTTATCCAAGAaatttattgctgttattaaacGGAAAGtgatttatacatttttttacctAGGTTTCATTGCCACACGTCCGTGCCTTGCTGTCAGCTTTTTTCCCAAGCCTTCACTAGCAGAACAGTCCAAAATCCATGAATCCAGTCCCTCTGACGTTTCCTTATCCACTCCAGGAAGGCAGAAGCCTTTCGGAAATACGTACTTTGCAAGTAACCTAAATTTAGTCAAACGACTGTACTCATAGTATTTTCAATGTCACATAATCATATTTGTCTGTGTTCGCAGGACGGCAAAGGTGTATCTGTCACTCCCTGGGTACAAGACTGCTGCTCCCTCACTCAAGCTGTACGGCACAGGGAGTGGATTGCGAGGAGGAGCGACACTGGTGGCAACGTGcttggtgctgctgctattgtaggacaccacccccaccatcaccaccactaccactgcccaCTACACCAGTGAGCACTCCTCGCAGCGCCATGGGTCAGTGTGTAATAATGGAAAGAACGGAAAGCCACCAGGCTCACCCCAGCACGGTGGCGgctcaccacacaacacacgagCAGCCACCAGCAATGCACCACCGCCAGGCACCGGCCTCACTTCCTGGCAGGATCAGGCTAACTCCTAACACTGTAAGGTTGAGTCGTGCTTGTAAAATTCGCTTCGTGGTTCATCTCACTGCCAGGCTTTCCAAACACTTGCCTTCCATCCAGATACACGAGTGACAGGACGCCGTCACGCACCGCGCAGTAGGTCCCAGAAAGCTCACGCCAACCTGAAATCTccccgtgaaaaaaaaaataaataaataaataaagtaaaataaaaaaataaaaataaataaataattaaataaataaatagatgaaataaaataaaataaaaaataagaattgtCTGATTCATCGTACACCCAACaaagtaataaataagtaaataaataatacagcaCGAAGGCTGTGGTGTCGGACGTGGCGCAGTGAGGAGCTTAGCAAACCTGAGTGGCCGCCGGAACACTGACACGTTCCCTGAGGGCTGTAGAGATGATGATGCCCCACGCTCACACGGACGTGACAGGACTGTGTCGAGACAATTCTACATGTAAAAACATTAACTTAAGTATATGGCAAAAATGTGTACTTGTTCTGTATATACGTACCATACGAATTGACTTCAGGGTCTTAGGacgtaagtatgtatgtatgtatgcatgtaagtATGTAAGAATGCAtacaagtatgtatgtatgtgggtATGTATGCGTGTacatgtgtatgcatgtattctAGCGGCGTAGTTTGTACTTCTGTACTGGTCAGGATTAATGTACTATATAACACTAGAAGTGTCACCCTCCTCATCACCTCCGCCATTACATCAAAACCATGTAGAGAAGGAACCACCCACTCAGCACACCGCGACCCTGTACATAGCGAAGACCTGTGCCGCAGCCACGGACTGAACGAAACACTAGCCACACCACACAAAGAGGTCATAAGAGTGCCAGTTACTTATCAGATATATGCATAGATATTGGATACCAGAGTAGGAACTCGGTGCACTGCATGCCGCCATCACCCTGCGTGTGGACGACCCGGCTGGCCCAcgccccctccccgcccccgcgCCACCCCCACCCAAGGCCGCCGTGCAGTGTGCAGTGTTCACGCAGAAGTGTGTTGGCAGTGGTCTAGATAACGAAGTTTTCCTCACATTTCGCCAACATTCGGTAGTACGATGAGCATCCCGAGTCAGGAAATTGCGGGGCTGTTAGTGTTTGGGGAGAGCGTCGTGAGCCTCTCAGCCACTCCCAGACTCACGCCGCGCTGCACACGCtgccggcacacacacacaaacacacacacacacacacacacacgttattctTCGCGCCTTAAGACACTGCGATAATAAAAGACGCAACAGAACACACAAGACTGATTAATACACTCTGTACATATTATCTTGAGACTGAAAAATCATAATTAACTGAAAAGAACTGAAATATATTAACataattattgatattattaatgatattattttttttattataatgatgattattGTTACGTTTACCATCGTTATTACATTCGCGTGAACACTACACTCGCATTAGCCTTCAGCACTGCGGCGGCCCGGCTGCTGGCGTGACACCAACGCGCAGCTCAAGTATACGTAACCCGGCAGGTGTTAGGTGAGTGcggagtgtgtgtggtgcaggtaCTGCTGTGTGTGGCGCTGGGCCCGTCACGCTCCATCTGCGGCAGGACCCTCTTTATGGACGAGAGTGGCACGATGATTTGCTCCTAtgaacactgtgtgtgtgtgtgtgtgtgtgtgtttcatatatatatatatatatatatatatatatatatatatatatatatatatatatatatatatatatatatatatatatatatatatatagagagagagagagagagagagagagagagagagagagagagagagagagagagagagagagagagagagagagagagagagaatatggtgCAGTGTCTATTGATATAAAACGAcggaaactgaagaaaagaatacaacagTTTCCCATGAGGGTTCCCGCGGAGGAAGGAAGCCGCCCACGCACAGCAGCACCGCCCACATTCTCCCAAACCTATTCTATCACCTCCAATTAAAGTGTCTTCCTGTACAGTTCTATTTTGAGCGCAACACCGGCGGCAACACAGGGCGGGGTGGCACCGCCGACCCGATACCCGCGGCAACGACTCGGTAGTAAG from Scylla paramamosain isolate STU-SP2022 chromosome 6, ASM3559412v1, whole genome shotgun sequence carries:
- the LOC135101438 gene encoding carcinoembryonic antigen-related cell adhesion molecule 6-like, whose amino-acid sequence is MQVPPVVQVGKTVHLACRFDLEGANLYSLNWWRGSDQFYQFSPSSPEPVIVYDSPGITVDRRDSGQEVVVLRNISHASAGRYKCEVLADYPSFEKHSETTEMKVIDVPSGPPRLALSRLQWSPGEVLRANCTFPGARPPSELHWYINGKKISPQSSLLVHPESKKGANDFVSRTSQLTLTLRSTHFTPGGQATLTCEATVPGVYRRTAKVYLSLPGYKTAAPSLKLYGTGSGLRGGATLVATCLVLLLL